One stretch of Cygnus olor isolate bCygOlo1 chromosome 1, bCygOlo1.pri.v2, whole genome shotgun sequence DNA includes these proteins:
- the CD200R1 gene encoding cell surface glycoprotein CD200 receptor 1 isoform X3, protein MKKGADMKIAGKAACIFMLLTITKLTRITGNRMAAQVGHIAVMTCPNKTDATMVTWKISPKIGGPCTLGYRADQKKVDRTNCSDSMNCEFRSNQSYALEIQQVGMADEGNYSCEVVTQEGNFHQMYQLTVLVPPRLSLYCDNHRNPVCEAAAGRPAAEISWVPENNSMTKADSHDNGTVTVLSRFTAHSTDGKTVTCMVYHTTLNETKSIACSSPQSNLILYISIALGFLIIITFMAVIYYFKLHGCRLCHKTEPPDTSLTHSLQDDITEVEPYTTYVQKENTIYNSVSDLTVGQNLP, encoded by the exons GAAACAGAATGGCAGCACAAGTGGGTCACATCGCTGTGATGACCTGCCCTAACAAAACAGATGCAACTATGGTGACGTGGAAAATAAGCCCCAAGATAGGAGGCCCCTGCACCTTGGGATACAGGGCTGATCAGAAAAAGGTGGACAGAACAAACTGCAGTGACAGCATGAACTGTGAATTCAGATCAAACCAGTCTTATGCCCTTGAGATACAGCAAGTGGGAATGGCTGATGAAGGAAATTACAGCTGTGAAGTGGTAACTCAGGAAGGGAATTTCCACCAGATGTACCAGCTGACCGTGCTAG TCCCCCCAAGGCTGTCCCTGTACTGCGACAACCACAGGAACCCCGTGTGCGAGGCAGCGGCGGGGAGGCCGGCTGCTGAGATCTCATGGGTCCCTGAGAACAACTCCATGACCAAAGCAGACAGCCACGATAATGGGACAGTGACCGTGCTCAGCAGGTTCACAGCACACAGCACCGACGGGAAGACTGTAACCTGCATGGTGTACCACACAACTCTGAACGAGACCAAGTCCATAGCCTGCTCCTCAC CACAGAGCAACCTTATCCTGTATATATCCATCGCTCTTGGTTTCCTGATCATTATCACCTTCATGGCTGTCATTTACTATTTTAAGCTCCACGGTTGCAG acTCTGTCACAAAACTGAACCTCCTGATACTTCTCTTACACATTCCTTACAG gaTGACATAACGGAGGTGGAACCTTATACTACTTAcgtgcagaaggaaaacacaatttaCAACTCAGTGTCAGATCTGACAGTGGGGCAGAATCTTCCGTAA